The Streptomyces nitrosporeus genome includes a window with the following:
- a CDS encoding YceI family protein, translating to MFGRLLGGKAKSGAGFSSGVPGLPVPKTAGLLSCRVLDPVGEPVRQAEFVVTDGMGRKVIGGETDPFGSVVTAVPSGDYRLAVTAEGFTPFHSPAVVAEGGHVGLGDVTLQVAHPPQLPTPGDWEIEPMHSQIGFTARHIGMARIHGRFNTFAGAVRIADRMEDSAMHVVIDAASIDTNVQMRDDHLRSSDFLDVGRYPTLEFYSDRFVHRGGHRWSVSGALTLHGVSRTVTLDTRYLGLGNGLEGEVRAACRATTELHREDFTLTWQTMLARGIAAVGSSIEIDMDIQIVPKG from the coding sequence ATGTTCGGTCGTTTGCTAGGTGGTAAGGCGAAATCCGGCGCCGGTTTCAGCAGTGGCGTTCCGGGCCTTCCTGTGCCGAAGACGGCGGGGCTGCTCAGTTGCCGGGTGCTGGACCCCGTGGGCGAACCGGTACGGCAGGCCGAGTTCGTCGTCACCGACGGTATGGGCCGCAAGGTCATCGGTGGAGAGACCGATCCGTTCGGCAGCGTCGTCACCGCGGTGCCGTCCGGTGACTACCGGCTCGCCGTCACCGCCGAGGGCTTCACTCCCTTCCACAGCCCGGCCGTGGTGGCCGAGGGAGGGCATGTCGGCCTCGGGGACGTGACCCTCCAGGTGGCTCACCCGCCGCAGTTGCCGACCCCCGGCGACTGGGAGATCGAGCCGATGCACTCCCAGATCGGCTTCACCGCCCGCCACATCGGTATGGCGCGCATCCACGGCAGGTTCAACACCTTCGCGGGGGCGGTCCGTATCGCCGACCGCATGGAGGACTCCGCCATGCACGTCGTCATCGACGCCGCGTCGATCGACACGAACGTCCAGATGCGCGACGACCACCTGCGTTCGTCGGATTTCCTGGACGTCGGGCGGTACCCGACCCTCGAGTTCTACAGCGACCGGTTCGTCCACCGCGGTGGCCACCGCTGGTCGGTCAGCGGTGCGCTCACCCTGCACGGCGTGAGCCGTACCGTGACGCTGGACACCCGTTACCTGGGCCTCGGCAACGGCCTGGAGGGCGAGGTCAGGGCCGCCTGCCGGGCCACCACGGAACTGCACCGGGAGGACTTCACCCTCACCTGGCAGACCATGCTGGCCCGTGGGATCGCCGCCGTGGGATCCAGCATCGAGATCGACATGGACATCCAGATCGTTCCGAAGGGCTGA
- a CDS encoding ComEC/Rec2 family competence protein, translating into MRLVPPALAAWAAAGTALDFSGRWVAVAVTLCVCAALGIMAAGRRVTYRRGTEGAGRRGGGGRMRTRWGGTVVAAALLCGAAGATAAALHGAEVRSGPVPGLGRDFARADVEVTVRSDPRRTRPQVRGDHSVPGSLLLDADVTRITAADGSVTRLSTPVLVMVSPGGAATRWERLLPSTGLRISGRLAPPRHEGERVAAVLRTDADEPPEVTREPTRTQRLAGSLRAGLREAANGLDADARALLPGLVVGDTSRVPPELHDAFRATDLTHLLAVSGANLSILLFLLIGPPSSALRSERRGLAPRLGISLRLTALTGGAVALAFVIVCRPEPSVLRAAACGLITLLAIGTGRRRSLIPALATAVLLLVLHDPWLARSYGFLLSVLATGALLTLAPRWSGALRQRGIPPKLAEVLAAAGATQAVCAPVVVVLASRVSLVAIPCNLLAEFAVAPATVLGFAALAAAPVSMPAAETLATVAGWPVGWIASVARTGAALPGAEADWPGGWQGAALLAVITAVLVLSASRLARHPWICSAAALLLVLAVLRPVPLTRIMTGWPQPGWTFALCDVGQGDAMVLAAGEDAGVVVDTGPDPEPVDRCLRELGITRVPLLLLTHFHADHVRGLPGVLRGREVAAIRTTALQEPADQAAFVRRTAAAAHVPVGQAVPGERRRIGSLDWQVLWPPPAPAPPVPGSPVPAAPGAAPAATGTAAEFVTEEPNDSSLTLLVRTGGLSLLLLGDLEPPAQQGLLRVHPALPRVDVLKVAHHGSAYQDDALLHGLRPRLALISCGADNPYGHPAARTVGALRTAGARVLRTDTDGAIAVSGAGGGLTAVGRS; encoded by the coding sequence CTGCGGCTCGTCCCACCTGCCCTAGCGGCCTGGGCAGCCGCCGGAACCGCTCTCGACTTCTCGGGCCGGTGGGTGGCGGTGGCGGTCACCCTGTGTGTCTGTGCCGCCCTGGGAATCATGGCAGCGGGGCGAAGGGTGACGTACCGCCGAGGAACGGAAGGAGCCGGGCGGCGGGGCGGTGGCGGACGTATGCGCACGCGATGGGGCGGCACCGTGGTCGCGGCCGCGCTGCTCTGTGGCGCGGCCGGCGCGACCGCCGCCGCGCTCCACGGAGCGGAGGTCCGGAGCGGACCCGTACCGGGGCTGGGCCGGGACTTCGCCCGGGCCGACGTGGAGGTGACGGTCAGGTCCGATCCCCGCAGAACCCGCCCTCAGGTCCGGGGCGACCACAGCGTGCCCGGTTCCCTGCTGCTGGACGCGGACGTCACCCGGATCACCGCCGCCGACGGCTCCGTCACACGGCTGAGCACCCCGGTGCTGGTCATGGTGTCGCCGGGAGGGGCGGCCACCCGGTGGGAGAGGCTGCTGCCCTCCACCGGCCTGCGGATCAGCGGACGGCTGGCACCACCGCGCCACGAGGGTGAGCGCGTGGCGGCCGTGCTCCGCACCGACGCGGACGAACCACCGGAGGTGACCAGGGAACCCACCCGTACACAGCGCCTCGCGGGGAGCCTGCGCGCCGGGCTCCGGGAAGCCGCCAACGGTCTCGACGCCGATGCCCGGGCGCTCCTGCCGGGGCTGGTGGTGGGGGACACCTCTCGGGTGCCGCCCGAACTGCACGACGCCTTCAGGGCCACCGATCTCACGCATCTGCTGGCCGTATCCGGTGCCAACCTGTCGATTCTGCTCTTCCTGCTCATCGGGCCCCCGAGTTCCGCGCTGCGCAGCGAGCGCCGTGGGCTCGCGCCCCGCCTGGGGATCTCCCTGCGTCTGACCGCACTCACCGGCGGCGCCGTCGCTCTCGCCTTCGTGATCGTCTGCAGACCGGAGCCCAGCGTGCTGCGCGCGGCCGCGTGCGGACTGATCACCTTGCTGGCCATCGGCACCGGCCGGCGCAGATCGCTGATTCCCGCCCTGGCCACGGCGGTTCTGCTCCTGGTGCTCCACGACCCGTGGCTGGCCCGGAGTTACGGCTTCCTGCTCTCCGTGCTGGCCACCGGCGCCCTGCTCACTCTCGCCCCGCGGTGGAGCGGTGCCCTGCGGCAGCGCGGGATACCGCCGAAGCTCGCCGAAGTGCTGGCGGCGGCGGGAGCCACCCAGGCGGTCTGCGCACCGGTGGTCGTCGTCCTCGCCTCGCGGGTCAGCCTGGTCGCGATCCCCTGCAACCTGCTGGCGGAGTTCGCGGTCGCGCCCGCCACGGTCCTGGGTTTCGCCGCGCTCGCCGCGGCTCCGGTGTCGATGCCGGCGGCCGAAACCCTGGCCACCGTCGCCGGTTGGCCCGTGGGATGGATCGCGTCGGTCGCCCGTACCGGAGCGGCGCTGCCCGGTGCGGAAGCCGACTGGCCTGGCGGATGGCAGGGGGCCGCGCTGCTGGCCGTCATCACCGCCGTACTGGTGCTCTCGGCGAGCCGGCTCGCCCGGCATCCCTGGATCTGCTCGGCCGCCGCACTCCTCCTGGTCCTGGCCGTGCTCAGACCGGTACCGCTCACCAGGATCATGACCGGCTGGCCGCAGCCCGGCTGGACGTTCGCACTGTGCGACGTGGGACAGGGAGACGCCATGGTGCTCGCCGCCGGTGAGGACGCCGGGGTGGTCGTCGACACGGGACCCGACCCCGAGCCGGTCGACCGCTGCCTGCGCGAGCTCGGCATCACACGTGTACCGCTCCTGCTGCTCACGCACTTCCACGCGGATCACGTGCGGGGACTGCCGGGTGTGCTCCGGGGCAGAGAGGTCGCAGCTATCCGGACGACGGCTCTGCAGGAACCGGCGGACCAGGCGGCGTTCGTACGGAGGACGGCCGCGGCGGCCCATGTCCCGGTCGGGCAGGCCGTGCCGGGGGAGCGCAGGCGTATCGGGTCGCTCGACTGGCAGGTTCTCTGGCCGCCTCCCGCCCCCGCCCCGCCCGTGCCGGGCAGCCCGGTACCCGCTGCTCCCGGTGCCGCTCCCGCGGCCACGGGGACCGCCGCGGAATTCGTGACGGAGGAGCCCAACGACTCCAGCCTCACCCTCCTCGTGAGAACCGGCGGGCTGAGCCTGTTGCTGCTCGGCGACCTGGAGCCGCCGGCCCAGCAGGGACTCCTGCGCGTACACCCGGCATTGCCCCGGGTGGACGTGCTCAAGGTGGCGCACCACGGATCGGCGTACCAGGACGACGCCCTTCTGCACGGTCTCCGGCCCAGGCTCGCGCTCATCAGCTGCGGTGCGGACAACCCGTACGGGCACCCGGCCGCCCGCACGGTCGGGGCGCTCCGGACGGCGGGAGCGAGGGTGCTGCGTACGGACACCGACGGGGCGATCGCGGTGTCCGGAGCGGGTGGCGGGCTGACCGCGGTGGGCCGGTCATGA
- the lepA gene encoding translation elongation factor 4 yields MPATPTNVPEPSRTDPALIRNFCIIAHIDHGKSTLADRMLQLTGVVDQRQMRAQYLDRMDIERERGITIKSQAVRLPWAPTEGEETGRTHILNMIDTPGHVDFTYEVSRSLAACEGTVLLVDAAQGIEAQTLANLYLAMENDLTIVPVLNKIDLPAAQPEKFSEELANLIGCQPEDVLKVSAKTGVGVDALLDRVVRDIPAPVGRADEAARAMIFDSVYDPYRGVVTYVRVVDGQLNKRERIRMMSTGATHELLEIGVSSPEMTPADGIGVGEVGYIITGVKDVRQSKVGDTITSLSNGATEALGGYKDPKPMVFSGLYPLDGSDYPDLREALDKLQLNDAALVYEPETSAALGFGFRVGFLGLLHLDVIRERLEREFGLELIATAPNVVYRVEMEDGTEHVVTNPSEFPEGKIDKVHEPVVRATVLAPSEFIGAIMELCQSRRGTLLGMDYLSEDRVEIRYTLPLAEIVFDFFDQLKSKTRGYASLDYEPTGEQAAQLVKVDILLHGDKVDAFSAVTHKDKAYAYGVRLVAKLQKLIPRQNFEVPIQAAIGSRVIARETVRAIRKDVLAKCYGGDISRKRKLLEKQKEGKKRMKMVGSVEVPQDAFISVLSTDESAGEGKAKK; encoded by the coding sequence GTGCCCGCGACTCCTACCAACGTGCCCGAGCCGAGCCGTACCGACCCGGCGCTGATCCGTAACTTCTGCATCATCGCGCACATCGACCACGGCAAGTCGACCCTTGCCGACCGGATGCTCCAGCTGACGGGCGTGGTCGACCAGCGGCAGATGCGTGCTCAGTACCTCGACCGGATGGACATCGAGCGCGAGCGCGGCATCACCATCAAGTCCCAGGCGGTCCGTCTGCCGTGGGCCCCCACCGAGGGGGAGGAGACGGGCAGGACCCACATCCTCAACATGATCGACACCCCGGGCCACGTGGACTTCACCTACGAGGTCTCCCGGTCCCTCGCCGCCTGCGAGGGCACGGTCCTGCTGGTCGACGCCGCCCAGGGCATCGAGGCGCAGACCCTCGCCAACCTCTACCTGGCGATGGAGAACGACCTCACCATCGTCCCGGTGCTGAACAAGATCGACCTGCCCGCCGCCCAGCCCGAGAAGTTCTCCGAGGAGCTGGCCAACCTCATCGGCTGCCAGCCGGAGGACGTGCTGAAGGTCTCGGCGAAGACGGGTGTCGGCGTGGACGCCCTGCTCGACCGGGTCGTCCGTGACATCCCCGCCCCGGTCGGCCGGGCCGACGAGGCCGCCCGCGCGATGATCTTCGACTCGGTGTACGACCCGTACCGCGGTGTCGTCACCTACGTCAGGGTCGTCGACGGCCAGCTCAACAAGCGTGAGCGCATCCGGATGATGTCCACGGGCGCCACGCACGAGCTGCTGGAGATCGGGGTCTCCTCCCCGGAGATGACCCCGGCCGACGGCATCGGCGTCGGCGAGGTCGGCTACATCATCACCGGCGTGAAGGACGTGAGGCAGTCCAAGGTCGGTGACACCATCACCAGCCTCAGCAACGGCGCGACCGAGGCGCTGGGCGGGTACAAGGACCCCAAGCCGATGGTGTTCTCGGGCCTCTACCCCCTCGACGGGTCGGACTACCCCGACCTGCGCGAGGCCCTGGACAAGCTCCAGCTCAACGACGCCGCCCTGGTGTACGAGCCGGAGACCTCGGCCGCCCTCGGCTTCGGCTTCCGTGTGGGCTTCCTCGGACTGCTGCACCTCGACGTGATCCGCGAGCGCCTGGAGCGCGAGTTCGGCCTGGAGCTCATCGCCACCGCCCCCAACGTGGTCTACCGCGTCGAGATGGAGGACGGCACCGAGCACGTCGTCACCAACCCGAGCGAGTTCCCCGAGGGCAAGATCGACAAGGTGCACGAGCCGGTCGTGAGGGCCACGGTCCTGGCGCCCAGCGAGTTCATCGGCGCGATCATGGAGCTCTGCCAGAGCCGGCGCGGCACCCTGCTCGGCATGGACTACCTCTCCGAGGACCGGGTCGAGATCCGCTACACCCTGCCGCTGGCCGAGATCGTCTTCGACTTCTTCGACCAGCTGAAGTCCAAGACCCGGGGCTACGCCTCGCTCGACTACGAGCCCACCGGCGAGCAGGCCGCCCAGCTCGTCAAGGTCGACATCCTGCTCCACGGCGACAAGGTGGACGCGTTCTCCGCGGTCACCCACAAGGACAAGGCGTACGCCTACGGTGTCCGGCTCGTCGCCAAGCTGCAGAAGCTCATCCCCCGGCAGAACTTCGAGGTGCCGATCCAGGCGGCCATCGGCTCCCGGGTCATCGCCCGTGAGACCGTCCGCGCCATCCGCAAGGACGTCCTCGCCAAGTGCTACGGCGGTGACATCTCCCGTAAGCGGAAGCTGCTGGAGAAGCAGAAGGAAGGCAAGAAGCGGATGAAGATGGTCGGCAGCGTCGAGGTGCCGCAGGACGCGTTCATCTCGGTCCTGTCCACCGACGAGTCGGCCGGCGAGGGCAAGGCCAAGAAGTAG
- the holA gene encoding DNA polymerase III subunit delta, which translates to MATRRNSTDDPLAPVTLAVGQEDLLLDRAVQHVVAAARASDADTDVRDLTPDQLQPGTLAELTSPSLFAERKVVIVRNSQDLSADTVKDVKAYLTAPAEEITLVLLHAGGAKGKGLLDAVRKAGAREVACPRTTKPAERLTFVRSEFRALGRSATPEACQALVDSIGSDLRELASAVSQLVADIEGTIDEAVVGRYYTGRAEASSFAVADRAVEGRAAEALEALRWSLSTGVAPVLITSALAQGVRAIGKLSSARGGRPADLARELGMPPWKIDRVRQQMRGWTPDGVSVALRAVAAADAGVKGGGDDPEYALEKAVVAVAHAARSGGR; encoded by the coding sequence ATGGCCACCAGAAGGAATTCCACCGACGATCCGCTCGCCCCCGTCACGCTGGCCGTGGGCCAGGAGGACCTGCTCCTGGACCGTGCCGTGCAGCATGTGGTGGCCGCGGCCCGCGCGTCCGACGCCGACACGGACGTACGCGACCTCACCCCCGACCAGTTGCAGCCCGGCACGCTCGCGGAGCTGACCAGCCCCTCGCTGTTCGCGGAGCGCAAGGTGGTGATCGTCCGCAACTCCCAGGACCTTTCCGCCGACACGGTCAAGGACGTCAAGGCGTACCTCACCGCGCCCGCCGAAGAGATCACTCTGGTGCTTCTGCACGCGGGCGGGGCCAAGGGGAAAGGTCTGCTGGACGCGGTGCGCAAGGCCGGGGCCCGCGAGGTCGCCTGCCCCAGGACGACCAAGCCCGCGGAGCGGCTCACCTTCGTCCGGTCGGAGTTCCGGGCGCTGGGGCGTTCGGCCACCCCGGAAGCGTGCCAGGCGCTCGTGGACTCCATCGGGAGCGACCTGCGCGAACTGGCGAGTGCGGTCTCCCAGCTCGTCGCGGACATCGAGGGGACCATCGACGAAGCCGTCGTCGGGCGTTACTACACGGGCCGTGCGGAGGCGTCCTCGTTCGCCGTCGCCGACCGTGCGGTCGAGGGCCGGGCGGCGGAGGCGCTGGAGGCGTTGCGCTGGTCGCTGTCGACGGGGGTGGCACCCGTGCTCATCACCAGCGCCCTGGCCCAGGGTGTCCGCGCGATCGGCAAGCTGTCCTCGGCCCGTGGAGGCCGGCCGGCGGATCTGGCACGTGAACTCGGCATGCCGCCCTGGAAGATCGACCGGGTGCGCCAGCAGATGCGGGGCTGGACACCCGACGGGGTATCGGTGGCACTGCGGGCCGTCGCGGCTGCCGACGCCGGGGTCAAGGGCGGTGGAGACGATCCGGAGTACGCCCTGGAGAAGGCCGTGGTCGCCGTGGCCCACGCGGCCCGTTCCGGCGGGCGCTGA
- a CDS encoding arylamine N-acetyltransferase family protein — MFDSDWADAYLERIGATRPRRADAEALCGLQWHHLTTVPFENLSVHLGEDIVLEDGKLVHKIVTDRRGGFCYELNGAFAALLRELGFRVTFLQARVFDDGGRLGIPYGHMALRVETGDGTGPWLVDVGFGDHALKPLALDERGEQEDPCGVFRLRVAPQGDLDLSRDGKPQFRLDPRPREQADFRAGAWYHRTSPESHFTRSLVCSRRTEAGRMTLSGRTLITTVGDERHESPLGTDAEVLDAYRDHFGLHLATVPVVRRDPNA; from the coding sequence ATGTTCGACAGTGACTGGGCCGACGCCTACCTGGAACGTATCGGTGCGACCCGCCCCCGCCGGGCGGACGCCGAGGCTCTGTGCGGCCTCCAGTGGCACCACCTGACTACCGTCCCGTTCGAGAACCTGTCGGTTCATCTGGGTGAGGACATCGTCCTGGAGGACGGGAAACTCGTCCACAAGATCGTGACGGATCGCCGGGGCGGCTTCTGCTACGAACTCAACGGTGCCTTCGCCGCACTGCTGCGGGAACTCGGCTTCCGCGTCACGTTCCTGCAGGCACGGGTCTTCGACGACGGCGGACGCCTCGGCATTCCGTACGGCCACATGGCACTCCGGGTGGAGACCGGCGACGGCACGGGCCCATGGCTGGTCGACGTCGGATTCGGCGACCACGCACTCAAGCCCCTCGCGCTGGACGAACGCGGCGAGCAGGAAGACCCGTGCGGAGTGTTCCGTCTCCGGGTGGCTCCGCAGGGGGACCTGGATCTGTCGCGTGACGGCAAGCCGCAGTTCCGCCTGGACCCGCGGCCACGGGAGCAGGCCGACTTCCGGGCCGGTGCCTGGTACCACCGGACCTCCCCCGAATCCCACTTCACCCGCTCGCTGGTCTGCTCGCGGCGCACGGAGGCCGGACGTATGACGCTCAGCGGGCGCACCCTGATCACCACCGTGGGAGACGAGCGCCACGAGAGCCCCCTCGGTACCGACGCGGAGGTGCTGGACGCCTACCGGGACCACTTCGGCCTGCACCTGGCGACCGTGCCCGTGGTCCGCAGGGACCCGAACGCCTGA
- the rpsT gene encoding 30S ribosomal protein S20, whose product MANIKSQIKRNKTNEKARLRNKAVKSSLKTAIRKAREAVAAGDVEKASVATRDASRALDKAVSKGVIHKNAAANKKSALAAKVATLQG is encoded by the coding sequence GTGGCGAACATCAAGTCCCAGATCAAGCGGAACAAGACGAACGAGAAGGCGCGCCTGCGCAACAAGGCCGTCAAGTCCTCGCTCAAGACCGCGATCCGCAAGGCCCGTGAGGCCGTCGCCGCCGGTGACGTCGAGAAGGCCTCCGTGGCCACTCGCGACGCTTCGCGGGCGCTCGACAAGGCCGTCTCGAAGGGTGTCATCCACAAGAACGCCGCCGCCAACAAGAAGTCGGCGCTGGCTGCCAAGGTCGCCACCCTCCAGGGCTGA
- a CDS encoding AMP-dependent synthetase/ligase: MSDTQTLIDSRPPSVATLFIDRVAATPDGEAYRYPVPPASGQGPDAWKSLTWAEAATRVYAVAAGLISLGVRPEERVALASSTRVEWILVDLGVMCAGAATTTVYPSTNTEESAFILADSESRVLIAEDAAQLAKAREARAELPHLRHVVVIDPAGAEPAKGDPEGWLLTLAELEARGAEHLAKNPDVITERVSAITSDQLATLIYTSGTTGRPKGVRLPHDNWSYMAKATVATGMINADDVQYLWLPLAHVFGKVLTSGQIEVGHVTAVDGRVDKIIENLPLVRPTYMAAVPRIFEKVYNGVASKARAGGGAKYKIFQWAAGVGREYARVSQDNFRRTGRASAPLGLRTKHRIADALVFAKIREAFGGQLRACISGSAALAPDIGFFFAGAGINILEGYGLTESSAASFVNRGESYRTGTVGKPLPGTEVRIADDGEILLRGPGIMEGYHQLPEKTAEVLEPDGWFHTGDIGELSQDGYLRITDRKKDLIKTSGGKYIAPAEVEGQFKAVCPFVSNILVHGADRNFCTALIALDEPTVLGWAKENGLGGRSYAEVVASPKTVELIAGYVERLNEGLQRWQTIKKFRLLPRDLDIEHGELTPSLKLKRPVVEREYKGLIEEMYEGSREA, encoded by the coding sequence GTGAGCGACACACAGACCTTGATCGATAGCCGGCCGCCCTCCGTGGCGACCCTCTTCATCGACCGCGTGGCGGCCACCCCGGACGGTGAGGCGTACCGCTACCCCGTCCCGCCGGCCTCCGGGCAGGGGCCCGACGCGTGGAAGTCGCTCACCTGGGCCGAAGCCGCAACCCGGGTGTACGCCGTCGCGGCCGGTCTGATCTCCCTGGGCGTACGGCCGGAGGAGCGGGTGGCGCTCGCCTCCTCCACCCGGGTCGAGTGGATCCTCGTCGACCTCGGGGTGATGTGCGCGGGTGCCGCGACCACCACGGTCTATCCCTCGACCAACACCGAGGAGTCCGCCTTCATCCTGGCCGACTCCGAGAGCCGTGTCCTGATCGCGGAGGACGCCGCCCAGCTGGCGAAGGCGCGGGAGGCCAGGGCGGAACTCCCGCACCTGCGCCATGTCGTGGTCATCGACCCGGCCGGCGCGGAGCCCGCAAAGGGCGATCCGGAGGGCTGGCTGCTCACGCTCGCCGAGCTGGAGGCGCGGGGCGCCGAGCACCTCGCGAAGAACCCCGACGTGATCACCGAGCGGGTCTCCGCGATCACCTCCGACCAGCTGGCGACACTGATCTACACCTCGGGCACCACCGGCCGCCCCAAGGGCGTACGGCTGCCGCACGACAACTGGTCGTACATGGCCAAGGCGACCGTCGCGACCGGGATGATCAACGCGGACGACGTCCAGTACCTCTGGCTGCCGCTCGCCCACGTCTTCGGCAAGGTCCTCACCTCCGGCCAGATCGAGGTCGGCCATGTGACGGCGGTCGACGGCCGGGTCGACAAGATCATCGAGAACCTGCCGCTCGTCCGGCCGACCTACATGGCCGCCGTCCCCCGGATCTTCGAGAAGGTCTACAACGGGGTCGCCTCCAAGGCGCGGGCCGGCGGCGGCGCCAAGTACAAGATCTTCCAGTGGGCGGCCGGGGTGGGCCGGGAGTACGCGAGGGTCTCCCAGGACAACTTCCGCCGCACCGGCAGGGCGTCCGCCCCGCTCGGCCTCCGGACCAAGCACCGGATCGCGGACGCCCTCGTCTTCGCGAAGATCCGCGAGGCCTTCGGCGGACAGCTCCGCGCCTGCATCTCGGGCTCCGCGGCCCTCGCCCCCGACATCGGCTTCTTCTTCGCCGGCGCGGGCATCAACATCCTGGAGGGCTACGGCCTCACCGAGTCCAGCGCCGCCTCCTTCGTCAACCGCGGCGAGTCCTACCGCACCGGTACCGTCGGCAAGCCGCTGCCCGGCACCGAGGTGCGGATCGCGGACGACGGCGAGATCCTGCTGCGCGGCCCCGGGATCATGGAGGGCTACCACCAGCTGCCGGAGAAGACCGCCGAGGTGCTGGAGCCGGACGGGTGGTTCCACACCGGGGACATCGGCGAGCTCTCCCAGGACGGCTACCTGCGGATCACCGACCGCAAGAAGGACCTCATCAAGACGTCCGGCGGCAAGTACATCGCCCCCGCCGAGGTCGAGGGACAGTTCAAGGCGGTGTGCCCGTTCGTCTCCAACATCCTGGTCCACGGCGCCGACCGGAACTTCTGCACCGCGCTCATCGCACTCGACGAGCCGACCGTCCTCGGCTGGGCGAAGGAGAACGGCCTCGGCGGCAGGTCCTACGCCGAGGTGGTCGCCTCCCCGAAGACCGTCGAGCTGATCGCAGGGTACGTGGAGCGGCTCAACGAGGGCCTGCAGCGCTGGCAGACCATCAAGAAGTTCCGGCTGCTGCCCCGCGACCTGGACATCGAGCACGGCGAGCTGACCCCCAGCCTCAAACTGAAGCGGCCGGTCGTCGAGCGCGAGTACAAGGGCCTCATCGAGGAGATGTACGAGGGTTCGCGCGAGGCGTAA